In the Flavisolibacter tropicus genome, one interval contains:
- a CDS encoding PQQ-binding-like beta-propeller repeat protein has product MKRLLLITCSFFSLTTFSQKVFFTSPQTFDASTLNVFYASVCQQGNLVLFNAPDYRLYAFDKKSGTEKWNQYLKWKSNQAPFIVSNRIWVKMGDHVVQLDAATGEKQKDLVFASVETEPVAKNGLLYFTGIYDGGCLFAYEPQKDTIVWKRFIAHGTSQTPYYLKDKIVANVEGNRWLEFNYSGKTKDARCEVEEGQFLSESPCAKEFYALTHDGNPITGKLAKELSVDGNTIQDYVTTSRNTFLINNEQLTVLGNKLKKTVAVDLLSLSDSLVEFNTDSLSHPDESLTKILKADDTHVWIAFYHHLLIYNHAQKKLERLINLSTWEPHQIVADNNNLWIISRKDGRLYGVSI; this is encoded by the coding sequence ATGAAACGACTGCTGCTAATTACTTGTTCCTTTTTTTCTTTGACAACCTTTTCTCAAAAGGTCTTTTTTACTTCGCCTCAAACATTTGACGCAAGTACCCTTAATGTTTTTTATGCCTCTGTTTGCCAGCAGGGTAATTTAGTGTTATTTAATGCGCCCGACTACCGCTTGTACGCCTTTGATAAAAAATCAGGCACTGAAAAGTGGAATCAGTATCTAAAGTGGAAGTCAAACCAGGCACCCTTCATTGTCAGTAACCGTATATGGGTAAAAATGGGCGATCATGTAGTGCAGCTGGATGCCGCCACTGGTGAAAAACAAAAGGACCTGGTCTTTGCGTCTGTAGAGACAGAGCCTGTTGCAAAAAATGGATTGCTATACTTTACCGGTATCTATGACGGCGGCTGCTTGTTTGCCTATGAGCCACAAAAAGATACCATTGTGTGGAAGCGTTTCATTGCACACGGCACCTCACAAACTCCTTATTACCTGAAAGATAAAATTGTAGCCAATGTAGAAGGAAACCGTTGGTTGGAATTCAATTATTCTGGAAAAACGAAAGATGCCAGGTGTGAAGTTGAAGAAGGTCAATTCCTCTCCGAATCGCCTTGTGCAAAAGAGTTTTATGCACTTACCCATGATGGCAACCCTATAACTGGTAAACTGGCAAAAGAGCTTTCAGTTGATGGTAATACCATTCAAGACTATGTTACCACCTCAAGAAATACATTTCTAATTAATAATGAGCAGCTGACAGTATTGGGTAATAAGTTGAAAAAGACAGTTGCGGTAGATCTTCTTTCTCTTTCCGATTCATTGGTTGAGTTCAATACAGATTCTTTATCCCACCCCGATGAAAGTCTGACAAAGATTTTGAAAGCCGATGATACGCATGTGTGGATAGCCTTCTACCATCATCTGCTTATTTATAATCACGCACAAAAAAAGTTAGAGCGCTTGATAAACCTCTCCACCTGGGAGCCCCACCAGATTGTAGCTGATAATAACAACCTCTGGATCATTTCCCGAAAGGACGGGCGATTGTATGGTGTGAGTATTTGA
- a CDS encoding ester cyclase, producing the protein MEEMLEKTVSSMTQQNMQEYVQTHDVKFVAEDGVFKNMATGEEHKGRTEVGAMLHYMYHVAFNARAEITNLVVTENKAMIEAMFRGTHIGEIAGIAATNKEVNVPFTVCYDLENGLIKEARIYMLLNVLIQQLNA; encoded by the coding sequence ATGGAAGAAATGTTGGAAAAAACGGTGTCGTCTATGACACAACAGAACATGCAGGAGTATGTTCAAACGCACGATGTAAAGTTTGTAGCTGAAGATGGTGTATTCAAAAACATGGCTACAGGCGAAGAGCATAAGGGGCGAACAGAAGTAGGTGCTATGCTGCATTATATGTACCATGTAGCTTTTAATGCCAGGGCTGAGATCACCAATTTAGTAGTTACCGAAAACAAAGCGATGATTGAAGCGATGTTTAGAGGAACACATATTGGAGAAATTGCAGGCATTGCTGCAACCAACAAAGAAGTAAACGTACCGTTCACTGTGTGCTATGATTTAGAGAACGGCTTGATAAAAGAAGCTAGAATTTATATGTTGCTCAACGTGCTAATACAGCAGTTGAACGCATAA
- a CDS encoding N-acyl-D-amino-acid deacylase family protein: MKTFFSLAVSLAVSLAATAQNKVDVLITNGRILDGTGNSWFYGNIAIKDGKIQRIGNTGAIAATKTIDAKGMIVAPGFIDVHTHIEGDEFKNPTANNFILDGVTTVVTGNCGSSNVNIKKYLWQIDSLHPSINVATLIGHNDVRKAVLGRANRDPNEQEMQQMEKLVQQAMLDGAVGLSTGLIYIPGTYSKTEEVVRLAKVASQYKGLYASHMRNEGDKVTEAIDEAIHIGRVANMPVEISHFKLSGQQNWGRSKETIPMIIKAREEGIDVTIDQYPYGASSTSLSTMIPDEILADGQDSIVARLQRPEIRKYVINDMLKSLKRRGLKHFSYPVVAYHRADTALNGKSIEEVNLLKGRKHKAKEEAQTIVDMMIAGGASMVFHGMGDEDIERIMQYPFNMFASDAAIRVYGEGAPHPRGYGTNARVLAKYVREKKVISLEDAVRRMTSLPAQKFNLKDRGLLREGFAADIVIFNEKEVQDQSTYEKPHAYSTGFNYVLVNGQVVVENGQHIGTRSGKALMGPGKDVVMNSL; encoded by the coding sequence ATGAAAACCTTCTTCTCACTGGCCGTATCGCTGGCTGTATCCCTGGCCGCTACTGCCCAAAACAAAGTTGACGTCCTCATTACCAATGGGCGTATACTGGATGGTACCGGTAATTCCTGGTTCTATGGTAACATAGCCATTAAAGACGGAAAGATCCAGCGCATTGGAAATACGGGTGCTATTGCTGCTACTAAAACAATTGATGCTAAGGGCATGATCGTTGCCCCCGGCTTTATTGACGTGCATACCCACATTGAAGGAGATGAGTTTAAGAACCCAACGGCCAATAATTTTATATTGGACGGTGTAACCACTGTTGTTACCGGCAACTGCGGCAGTTCTAATGTCAATATCAAAAAGTATCTATGGCAGATCGACTCGCTGCATCCATCAATAAATGTGGCTACACTCATTGGTCACAACGATGTACGCAAGGCTGTACTAGGCCGCGCCAACCGCGACCCGAATGAACAGGAAATGCAACAGATGGAAAAACTGGTGCAACAGGCTATGTTGGATGGTGCTGTTGGCTTAAGCACGGGATTGATCTATATCCCTGGCACTTATTCCAAAACCGAAGAAGTAGTACGCCTGGCTAAAGTGGCGTCGCAATACAAAGGCTTGTATGCCTCACACATGCGCAACGAAGGTGATAAAGTAACCGAGGCTATTGATGAAGCCATTCATATTGGTCGTGTTGCCAATATGCCGGTGGAGATCTCTCACTTTAAACTAAGCGGTCAGCAAAACTGGGGACGGAGTAAGGAAACCATTCCTATGATCATCAAAGCCCGTGAAGAAGGCATTGACGTAACCATTGACCAATACCCTTATGGCGCTAGTAGTACTTCATTAAGTACAATGATACCCGACGAGATCCTGGCCGATGGTCAAGACTCTATCGTAGCCCGCCTGCAGCGTCCAGAGATACGCAAATATGTGATCAACGATATGTTGAAAAGCCTGAAACGCAGAGGGCTCAAGCATTTCAGTTACCCGGTAGTAGCTTACCATCGTGCCGATACCGCGCTTAATGGTAAAAGCATTGAAGAAGTAAACCTGCTGAAAGGTCGTAAGCACAAAGCCAAAGAAGAAGCGCAAACCATTGTTGACATGATGATAGCCGGTGGTGCCAGCATGGTGTTCCATGGCATGGGTGATGAAGATATTGAGCGCATCATGCAATATCCCTTTAACATGTTTGCCTCCGATGCTGCTATTCGTGTATATGGTGAAGGTGCTCCCCACCCACGTGGATATGGTACCAATGCCCGCGTGTTAGCGAAATATGTACGCGAGAAAAAAGTGATCTCTTTGGAAGATGCTGTCCGCCGTATGACGTCGCTGCCTGCTCAAAAGTTCAACTTAAAGGATCGCGGTTTATTGCGCGAAGGCTTTGCTGCTGATATTGTCATTTTCAACGAAAAAGAAGTACAGGACCAGTCTACTTACGAAAAGCCACATGCCTATTCTACTGGCTTCAACTATGTATTGGTAAACGGACAGGTAGTAGTTGAAAACGGCCAACACATAGGCACACGCAGTGGTAAGGCACTGATGGGCCCTGGAAAAGACGTAGTAATGAATAGTCTATAG
- a CDS encoding AI-2E family transporter has translation MQTKHPFYIRSTIILLGLVLLVYVLASLREILIPLAFALLLSVLLNPLVNRFEKQKFPKVVAIIISLLLAIVFMVGLIYFLSSQLTGFSNELPVLKQKSVDLFISAQQMATNKLGLSSAKQQQLLHEAENGLQAFLGHSLTTVVGSLTLIFLVPVYSFLFLYYKNLLLNFLYEVFAEKNAGEVSIVLQQTKTAVQSYMVGLLIEGIIVATLNAIALLILGVKYAVLLGVIGAILNVLPYIGGIIAIALPVLMATITKNGYHTQLGIIIAYLIIQFIDNHFLIPWIVSSKVKINALISIVGVLLAGALWGISGMFLSIPFIGILKIVFDRIDELKPWGKLLGDEVPTRLEGSMWAKARRKALTMVQYKRGTHS, from the coding sequence ATGCAAACCAAACATCCCTTTTATATCAGGAGCACAATTATTTTATTGGGTTTGGTGTTACTGGTATATGTTCTTGCCAGTTTACGGGAAATCCTTATTCCCCTTGCCTTTGCTTTATTGCTATCCGTTTTATTAAACCCCTTGGTCAACCGTTTTGAAAAACAGAAATTTCCCAAAGTTGTCGCCATCATTATCAGTTTACTGCTAGCGATTGTTTTCATGGTGGGACTGATCTACTTTCTTTCTTCACAACTAACAGGGTTTAGCAATGAACTACCTGTATTGAAGCAGAAATCTGTAGACCTTTTTATCTCGGCCCAGCAGATGGCTACCAATAAGTTGGGCCTAAGTTCCGCCAAACAACAGCAATTGCTGCATGAAGCCGAAAATGGACTGCAGGCTTTCTTAGGTCATTCGCTGACTACTGTTGTAGGCTCATTGACACTTATTTTCCTGGTGCCGGTATATAGTTTTCTGTTTTTGTATTACAAGAATCTTCTACTGAACTTTTTGTATGAGGTGTTTGCAGAAAAAAATGCGGGAGAAGTCAGCATAGTACTTCAGCAAACCAAAACGGCGGTTCAGAGTTATATGGTGGGCCTATTGATTGAAGGAATCATTGTGGCTACACTAAACGCTATAGCCTTGCTTATTTTAGGCGTGAAGTATGCCGTATTGTTGGGGGTAATTGGCGCTATCCTAAATGTACTGCCCTATATAGGTGGTATCATTGCCATTGCCCTGCCTGTGTTAATGGCTACTATTACCAAGAACGGTTACCATACCCAGTTGGGTATTATTATCGCTTACTTGATCATTCAGTTTATTGATAACCATTTTTTAATTCCCTGGATTGTATCGTCCAAAGTAAAGATCAATGCATTAATCTCCATTGTAGGCGTACTGCTGGCTGGCGCTTTATGGGGTATATCCGGAATGTTTCTGTCTATTCCTTTTATTGGAATATTAAAGATCGTTTTTGACCGGATTGACGAATTAAAACCCTGGGGTAAGTTGCTGGGCGATGAAGTGCCTACGCGGCTAGAAGGCTCCATGTGGGCCAAGGCCAGGCGAAAAGCTCTTACTATGGTACAGTATAAGCGAGGCACCCATTCATAG